From the genome of Cellvibrio japonicus Ueda107, one region includes:
- a CDS encoding bifunctional ADP-dependent NAD(P)H-hydrate dehydratase/NAD(P)H-hydrate epimerase, with the protein MMIAPASPDSAPSHGLYTAAQAYALDAAAIASGIPSIQLMKRAGRAAFNLLLARFANPGLISVYCGGGNNGGDGYVLAALAAQRRLPVQVIQLVAPGDLKGEALQAYEFALQEGVTMRRFAADTQPEQGMIVDALLGIGLRGEPRPDMLAAIAQINSAGLPVLALDIPSGLNADTGAVQGDAVRAGLTLSFIGLKRGLLTGRGPAYCGEVLVDQLDLPADVFEQVPAAAERLSLPALQSLLAPRAADAHKGDFGHVMVIGGDTGYGGAALMAAEAAARSGAGLVSIATRPEHIPAILARRPEIMACGVVSGQELEPWLARPTVLVVGPGLGRSPWSEQMLQQAVKTGLPLVLDADALNILAAGRVVRNPKGRQRWLLTPHPAEAARLLGVTTAEVQADRFAAVAELQTRYEAAVILKGAGSLVASAERPVGLVTDGNPGMATGGMGDVLSGILGALLAQGLAFCDAARLGAVLHACAADLAADEHGQRSLLAADLVPYLGELLG; encoded by the coding sequence ATGATGATTGCCCCCGCTTCACCCGACTCTGCACCCAGCCACGGACTTTATACCGCTGCCCAGGCCTATGCCCTGGATGCGGCGGCGATTGCCAGCGGTATCCCATCCATCCAGTTGATGAAGCGCGCCGGTCGTGCAGCGTTCAACCTGTTGCTGGCGCGCTTTGCCAATCCCGGGTTGATCAGCGTTTACTGCGGCGGCGGCAATAATGGCGGCGATGGCTATGTGCTGGCGGCCCTGGCGGCCCAGCGGCGCCTACCGGTGCAGGTGATTCAACTGGTTGCTCCCGGCGATCTCAAAGGCGAAGCCCTCCAGGCTTATGAGTTTGCCTTGCAGGAAGGGGTTACCATGCGCCGTTTTGCGGCAGATACCCAGCCTGAACAAGGGATGATTGTTGATGCACTGCTGGGAATTGGCCTGCGCGGAGAGCCCCGTCCGGACATGCTGGCGGCCATTGCCCAGATTAATAGTGCTGGCCTGCCGGTACTCGCGCTGGACATTCCCTCCGGGCTCAATGCCGACACCGGCGCGGTACAGGGCGATGCAGTCAGGGCGGGATTGACGCTCAGTTTTATCGGGCTCAAACGCGGCCTGCTGACCGGGCGCGGCCCGGCATATTGTGGCGAAGTGCTGGTGGATCAGCTTGATCTTCCCGCTGATGTATTTGAGCAGGTGCCGGCGGCTGCCGAGCGCTTGAGCCTGCCGGCGTTGCAGTCGCTGTTGGCGCCCCGCGCTGCCGATGCCCACAAAGGCGATTTCGGCCATGTGATGGTGATCGGCGGTGATACCGGCTATGGCGGTGCCGCACTTATGGCCGCTGAGGCGGCGGCCCGCTCCGGTGCCGGCCTGGTCAGTATTGCCACGCGCCCGGAGCATATTCCCGCCATCCTGGCGCGCCGCCCTGAAATCATGGCTTGCGGCGTTGTGTCCGGCCAGGAGCTGGAGCCCTGGCTGGCGCGCCCGACGGTGCTGGTGGTCGGGCCTGGCCTGGGGCGTTCCCCCTGGTCGGAGCAAATGCTCCAGCAGGCGGTAAAAACCGGCCTGCCGCTGGTGCTGGATGCCGATGCGCTCAATATCCTGGCGGCCGGGCGTGTGGTGCGCAATCCCAAAGGGCGCCAGCGCTGGCTGTTAACCCCCCATCCCGCCGAAGCGGCACGACTGCTGGGAGTGACCACTGCCGAGGTACAGGCCGATCGCTTTGCGGCGGTAGCCGAGTTGCAAACCCGCTATGAGGCCGCCGTTATCCTCAAGGGCGCCGGCAGCCTGGTTGCCAGTGCAGAGCGTCCGGTGGGGCTGGTGACAGACGGCAATCCGGGCATGGCCACCGGCGGTATGGGCGATGTGCTCTCGGGTATCCTCGGCGCCCTGCTGGCGCAGGGGCTTGCCTTTTGCGATGCCGCGCGCCTTGGGGCGGTACTCCACGCCTGTGCCGCCGATCTGGCTGCCGATGAGCACGGCCAGCGCAGCCTGCTGGCTGCGGACCTGGTCCCCTACCTGGGCGAATTGCTGGGCTGA
- the queG gene encoding tRNA epoxyqueuosine(34) reductase QueG, translating to MSDLDLHQLAADIKHWGRELGFQQLGITDIDLGEAEVRLKEWLAKGYHGSMEWLAAHGNKRSRPAELLPGTLRVISVRMDYLPGDTRQIQILKDPTKAYISRYTLGRDYHKLIRKRLGQLAERIERALPDDYPLKGQNRAFVDSAPVMERPLAEKAGLGWTGKHTLIINSSAGSWFFLGEIFTFLPLPIDKPEQHNQCGDCTACLKVCPTDAFPRPYELDARRCISYLTIENTGVIPEEFREPIGNRIFGCDDCQAICPWNKYAHFTGETDFLPRHGLADSDLVDLFLWSEEEFLTRTEGSAIRRVGYEGWLRNIAVGLGNAPSDLRIIEALTHKRETASSLVREHIDWALAQQAQPQRRRKRKIQRDN from the coding sequence ATGTCCGATCTGGATCTTCATCAACTGGCTGCCGATATCAAACACTGGGGGCGCGAACTGGGTTTCCAACAGTTGGGAATTACTGATATCGACCTGGGTGAAGCTGAAGTACGCCTTAAGGAATGGTTGGCCAAGGGTTATCACGGCAGCATGGAATGGTTAGCTGCCCATGGCAATAAACGCTCGCGGCCGGCCGAATTGTTACCGGGCACCCTGCGCGTTATTTCAGTACGCATGGATTACCTGCCGGGTGATACACGGCAGATCCAGATACTGAAAGATCCCACCAAAGCCTATATCTCCCGTTACACCCTGGGGCGCGATTACCATAAATTAATTCGCAAGCGCCTGGGGCAATTAGCTGAGCGTATTGAGCGCGCGCTACCGGATGATTATCCGCTCAAAGGCCAGAATCGCGCGTTTGTGGATAGCGCGCCGGTCATGGAGCGGCCACTGGCCGAAAAGGCGGGGCTGGGCTGGACCGGCAAACATACGCTGATTATTAACAGCAGTGCCGGCAGCTGGTTTTTCCTGGGCGAAATTTTTACTTTCTTACCCTTGCCTATCGACAAACCTGAGCAGCATAACCAGTGCGGCGACTGCACCGCCTGCCTGAAAGTTTGCCCCACCGATGCCTTCCCGCGGCCTTATGAATTGGATGCGCGCCGCTGTATTTCCTATCTCACCATCGAAAACACAGGCGTGATTCCTGAAGAGTTTCGCGAGCCCATCGGCAACCGGATTTTCGGTTGCGATGACTGCCAGGCTATTTGCCCCTGGAATAAATATGCGCACTTTACCGGCGAGACTGATTTCCTGCCACGCCACGGGTTAGCCGATAGCGACCTGGTGGATTTATTTCTCTGGAGTGAAGAAGAATTCCTCACACGCACCGAAGGCTCGGCGATTCGCCGCGTTGGCTATGAGGGCTGGCTGCGTAATATCGCGGTAGGTTTGGGTAATGCTCCGAGCGATTTACGCATTATCGAAGCACTCACACACAAACGCGAAACTGCTTCCAGTCTAGTGCGTGAACATATTGATTGGGCACTTGCCCAACAGGCGCAACCCCAGCGTCGTCGCAAGCGCAAAATCCAACGCGATAATTAA
- a CDS encoding substrate-binding periplasmic protein: MRSFVSAIIARAIFIVLLGGSLLAHAQSPQVIRTLPISTDIDRYTINILKLAIARQDIPYRLEFDPSDTRTQSRYIEDVASGKVDLMWAASDQNLESRLLPVRIPLLKGLLGHRIFLIHKNDQYKFDQIQTLDDLKRLKLGQGTTWADTKILESNGLKVVKTNKYESLLYMLDGGRFDAFPRGIQEPWEEVNKIPGLQLVVEKRIMLVYKMPFYFFVSKDNPRLARALEEGLNKAVADGSFDKVFFADPSIRKAVELADLKNRKVFYLDNPNLPRETPVDRPELWLDINQLQ, translated from the coding sequence ATGCGCTCTTTTGTATCGGCAATTATCGCCCGTGCCATTTTTATTGTGTTGCTGGGAGGCAGTTTACTGGCACATGCCCAATCTCCCCAGGTTATTCGCACCTTGCCCATTTCTACGGATATTGATAGATACACGATCAATATCCTCAAGCTGGCCATTGCCCGCCAGGACATCCCCTATAGACTGGAATTTGACCCGAGCGATACCCGCACCCAAAGTCGTTATATCGAAGATGTCGCTTCCGGCAAGGTGGATTTAATGTGGGCCGCCAGTGACCAGAACCTGGAGTCGCGCCTTTTGCCTGTGCGCATTCCCCTGCTTAAGGGATTGCTGGGGCACCGTATTTTCCTGATCCACAAAAATGATCAATACAAGTTTGACCAAATCCAGACACTGGATGATTTAAAGCGATTAAAACTGGGGCAGGGCACCACCTGGGCAGATACTAAAATCCTTGAGAGCAATGGCCTTAAGGTCGTCAAGACCAACAAATATGAGAGCCTGTTGTATATGCTGGATGGCGGTCGCTTTGATGCATTTCCCCGCGGTATCCAGGAGCCCTGGGAAGAAGTGAATAAAATTCCCGGCCTGCAACTGGTGGTAGAGAAACGCATTATGCTGGTGTACAAAATGCCGTTTTATTTTTTTGTCAGTAAGGACAATCCACGCTTGGCGCGCGCTCTGGAAGAGGGATTAAACAAAGCTGTTGCCGATGGCAGCTTTGATAAGGTGTTTTTTGCCGATCCCTCTATTCGCAAGGCAGTGGAATTGGCCGATTTAAAAAATCGCAAGGTTTTTTATCTGGATAACCCCAACCTGCCGAGGGAAACACCGGTGGATCGACCCGAGCTTTGGCTGGATATTAACCAGCTCCAATAG
- a CDS encoding DUF2200 family protein — MILRDPSIYLFHRSHPNSSLIKGVVCGVRVENIEDPLMQKIRFLDKLVDELAKGKAIEKILR; from the coding sequence ATGATCTTACGCGATCCTTCAATCTACCTATTTCACAGGAGCCATCCCAATAGTTCGTTGATCAAAGGCGTTGTCTGTGGTGTGCGTGTAGAAAATATCGAAGACCCATTAATGCAAAAAATACGTTTTCTCGACAAGCTGGTTGACGAATTGGCCAAGGGAAAGGCAATAGAGAAAATCCTGCGCTAG
- a CDS encoding DUF1631 family protein, protein MTQDFTLAQILSGDTQALGQAIALVAKASRQTPPQLQQAITSQWLEPAWQQLDPRLKPLIDKLRPECEQWLCADEATYLDNRHPARRLFERIHYHLNRWYPRASKPSQQFYDRFAQAVDSPDQASLHAFVDWADSDAQRAAMLSARLVETEAGQMRLIAIECQVVQALNEHLAHRLFPQDSADQLDAVLKSELQHNLSTTTGDEAPFWKLWQKLLPRLGQVFGDGQNLPDDQWLYSQIPSLIGELERSLELPLSNPALYRLWTEQLCQALMLAIQKKSQPLSILEPLPYPEGYSQTGTRITPSLLQQSQSLEVGNWLVFETEAAPIRTLLAHKNTAAGQLLLVDQAGRKIMSKSLKDMALSLSTGIARPLPEFSLRPNIEPLLSKLVAQAHKLLQQQQAIYEVQARQAAEAAERAMQEQLELRHAAARKALAEARALAEEKERRAVEAAHLREQQRLAKLADAEARRLAAIATVNQLRVGAWMELEEPPGQVRRCKLSVILGNSGKYIFVDQLGRKLAELQREPLIELLQQDRLRLLRQGGDFEDQLAKVIRGLRKDTHS, encoded by the coding sequence ATGACCCAGGATTTCACCCTCGCACAAATCCTTTCCGGCGATACCCAGGCGCTCGGCCAGGCTATTGCACTGGTTGCCAAAGCCAGCCGCCAAACCCCGCCGCAATTACAGCAGGCCATAACCAGCCAATGGCTGGAGCCGGCATGGCAACAACTCGATCCCCGGCTCAAACCATTAATCGACAAACTCCGGCCGGAGTGCGAGCAATGGCTATGCGCTGACGAGGCGACGTATCTCGACAACCGACATCCGGCGCGCCGGCTCTTTGAGCGAATCCATTACCACCTGAATCGCTGGTATCCGCGCGCCAGCAAACCCAGCCAGCAGTTTTATGACCGTTTTGCCCAGGCGGTAGATTCTCCGGACCAGGCAAGTCTGCACGCCTTTGTCGACTGGGCGGATAGCGATGCGCAACGCGCCGCCATGCTGAGTGCACGCCTGGTGGAGACAGAGGCGGGACAGATGCGCCTGATTGCCATTGAGTGCCAGGTGGTGCAAGCGCTTAACGAACACCTTGCCCATCGCCTCTTCCCGCAGGACAGTGCCGACCAACTGGATGCCGTACTCAAAAGCGAATTGCAACACAACCTGTCCACAACCACAGGGGATGAGGCGCCTTTCTGGAAGCTCTGGCAAAAACTCCTGCCGCGCCTGGGGCAGGTATTTGGCGATGGACAAAACCTGCCCGACGACCAATGGCTGTATAGCCAGATTCCCTCACTCATCGGTGAACTGGAGCGCAGCCTGGAATTACCGCTCAGCAATCCCGCCCTTTACCGGCTCTGGACGGAGCAACTCTGCCAGGCACTCATGCTGGCCATCCAGAAAAAAAGCCAACCGCTCAGTATCCTGGAGCCGCTCCCTTACCCGGAGGGTTACAGCCAGACGGGTACACGCATCACCCCCAGCCTGCTGCAGCAAAGCCAGTCGCTGGAAGTCGGCAACTGGCTGGTCTTTGAAACAGAGGCAGCGCCAATCCGCACCCTGCTTGCCCATAAAAATACCGCTGCCGGCCAGCTGCTATTGGTTGATCAGGCAGGGCGCAAAATCATGAGCAAAAGCCTCAAGGACATGGCGCTCAGCCTGTCCACCGGTATTGCCCGCCCGCTGCCGGAATTTAGCCTGCGCCCAAACATAGAGCCCCTGCTCAGCAAACTGGTCGCACAGGCGCACAAGCTGCTCCAGCAACAGCAGGCCATTTACGAAGTGCAAGCACGACAAGCGGCTGAAGCCGCCGAGCGCGCCATGCAAGAACAATTGGAATTGCGCCACGCCGCCGCACGCAAAGCACTGGCCGAAGCCCGCGCGCTGGCAGAAGAAAAAGAAAGGCGCGCAGTCGAGGCTGCACACCTGCGCGAGCAACAGCGCCTGGCCAAACTTGCCGACGCTGAAGCGCGGCGGCTGGCAGCCATAGCAACCGTCAATCAGCTGCGTGTAGGCGCCTGGATGGAACTGGAGGAGCCCCCAGGCCAAGTGCGCCGCTGCAAACTCTCAGTCATCCTCGGCAATAGCGGGAAATATATTTTTGTCGATCAGCTCGGGCGCAAACTCGCCGAATTACAGCGCGAACCCTTAATTGAACTCCTGCAACAGGATCGCTTGCGCCTGTTGCGCCAGGGCGGAGATTTTGAAGACCAACTCGCGAAAGTGATTCGCGGATTACGCAAGGACACTCACTCATGA
- the tsaE gene encoding tRNA (adenosine(37)-N6)-threonylcarbamoyltransferase complex ATPase subunit type 1 TsaE, protein MTDAHNSLYLADEQATLAWGERLGALLAARHTFTSVYLLGDLGAGKTTLTRGLLRAFGHQGAVKSPTYTLVECYELGERRIYHFDLYRLGDPEELEFMGIRDYFSDNSLCLVEWPARGAGVLPEPDLMIALTPEAEGRRIAWSGPLSQSLEDLLDKTAS, encoded by the coding sequence ATGACAGATGCACACAACTCCCTGTATCTCGCCGATGAGCAGGCAACCCTGGCCTGGGGTGAGCGCCTGGGCGCGCTGCTGGCGGCGCGGCACACCTTTACCAGCGTTTATTTGCTCGGTGACCTGGGGGCGGGTAAAACGACCCTGACGCGCGGGTTACTGCGCGCCTTTGGCCACCAGGGCGCGGTCAAAAGCCCAACCTATACCCTGGTGGAGTGTTATGAACTGGGCGAGCGTCGGATTTACCACTTTGACCTCTACCGCCTGGGCGATCCGGAAGAGCTGGAGTTCATGGGTATCCGCGATTATTTCAGCGATAACAGCCTGTGCCTGGTCGAGTGGCCCGCCCGCGGTGCGGGTGTCTTACCCGAGCCTGATTTGATGATTGCGCTGACGCCTGAAGCCGAAGGGCGCCGTATCGCCTGGTCAGGGCCACTCTCGCAAAGCCTTGAGGATTTATTGGACAAAACCGCCAGCTGA
- a CDS encoding PilZ domain-containing protein codes for MTTDNNNQTPNNDLRQEYRLNARETVYLEEPLDNGPATLLVSTSLDMSANGLRVIADCPLPEGCIMQACVQLKTGERFVLVCEVKWNQPYETDGEYLVGLSLFESEGTDIQKWKEMIAQRCNGTTASS; via the coding sequence ATGACAACCGATAATAATAATCAAACTCCCAACAACGACCTGCGCCAGGAATATCGCCTGAACGCGCGCGAAACGGTTTACCTCGAAGAGCCCCTGGACAATGGCCCGGCAACCTTACTGGTGAGTACCAGCCTGGATATGTCAGCTAACGGCCTGCGCGTAATTGCCGATTGCCCATTACCTGAAGGCTGCATCATGCAAGCCTGTGTACAATTAAAAACCGGCGAGCGTTTCGTCCTGGTATGCGAAGTCAAATGGAACCAACCCTATGAAACGGACGGGGAATACCTGGTGGGATTAAGCCTGTTTGAATCGGAGGGCACCGATATACAGAAATGGAAGGAGATGATTGCGCAGCGCTGTAACGGCACAACAGCGTCGTCATAA
- a CDS encoding putative bifunctional diguanylate cyclase/phosphodiesterase: MYIRESIRLGSGRLWIFLVGLLLWADITVALPESVLFGGDAAYPPLEWMEHNQARGFNVELARELARIGGRRATHRLGNWPDTVAALERGELDVVPMYYSPERAQRFLFTTPYYYSSHAIYALEDAPRLTSVEQLAGKRVAVEEASFAHQQFLASDHPPRLQLTTNTLAAIQAVAQGQADYAVLASLATERLLRDHQYPLRRMGPPFWAQGYAFAINRHKPEIAAWLQGALNTAMASGRYQELYQDWSSELEPAAAPLALLRFLGGGVAVLLGLLLLGGSWYWSLKRTVALRTQELRQALELREQAEAELLHLAHFDSQTGLCKTQRFVDQLDDFFHCSQAPIRELKEILIIKLADLDTIVRTFGFARAETIVNAFAVQLKNIEGGLAAYLGRGVFALFMDRCNATQLLDQLSQRMSQTEPGLNVQLVGGSSYWPDQGRSASKLLRHAETALAMSLARHKRWLAYEPDMEPSRLDLDIISLFIDGNVQGIYPVFQPQLNLRTGKIHSAEALVRWHHPRLGYVPPIVFIPLLENSGLIEQITAVMIDEAVRVAAKLRAANLACSISVNVAAYDLTETNLLDIITQALVRHQGRAGDLRLELTETSVAADPQRVKKMLTQLSELGVYTSVDDFGTGYSSLSYLSHFPINELKIDRSFVGDMLINPRNHSIVRSTLLMARELGLVAVAEGVEDDKTLQMLKREGCDLAQGYVIAKPLPEHQFIEFMHAHAQIGFEVTGRN; the protein is encoded by the coding sequence ATGTATATCCGTGAATCCATCAGGTTAGGGAGCGGGAGGTTATGGATTTTCCTGGTGGGGCTATTGCTCTGGGCTGATATAACCGTGGCGCTACCCGAATCCGTTCTGTTTGGGGGGGATGCCGCCTACCCGCCCCTGGAGTGGATGGAGCACAACCAGGCGCGCGGTTTCAATGTAGAGCTGGCGCGCGAGTTGGCTCGTATCGGCGGTCGTCGCGCGACCCATCGCCTGGGCAACTGGCCGGATACCGTTGCAGCACTGGAGCGGGGCGAGCTTGATGTGGTTCCCATGTACTACTCGCCCGAGCGCGCCCAGCGCTTTTTATTCACAACGCCCTACTACTACTCATCCCACGCCATCTATGCCCTTGAAGATGCCCCGCGCCTCACCTCGGTAGAGCAGCTTGCCGGTAAGCGTGTTGCGGTGGAGGAAGCCTCCTTTGCCCACCAGCAATTTCTCGCCAGCGACCATCCGCCGCGCTTGCAACTCACCACCAATACCCTGGCCGCGATCCAGGCTGTGGCCCAGGGGCAGGCGGACTATGCGGTATTGGCCAGTCTTGCCACTGAGCGACTGCTGCGCGATCACCAGTATCCGTTGCGGCGTATGGGCCCTCCATTCTGGGCACAGGGCTATGCATTTGCCATCAACCGCCATAAACCGGAAATCGCTGCCTGGTTGCAGGGTGCCCTGAATACGGCCATGGCTTCCGGTCGCTACCAGGAGCTGTACCAGGATTGGTCATCGGAGTTGGAACCCGCCGCCGCACCCCTGGCGCTGTTGCGCTTCCTGGGGGGAGGTGTAGCCGTATTGTTGGGGTTACTGCTATTGGGCGGTTCCTGGTACTGGAGCCTAAAGCGCACGGTTGCCCTGCGCACCCAGGAGTTGCGCCAGGCGTTGGAATTGCGTGAACAAGCCGAGGCGGAATTGCTGCACCTGGCCCATTTCGATAGCCAGACAGGCCTGTGTAAAACCCAGCGCTTTGTAGATCAGCTCGATGATTTTTTCCATTGCTCCCAGGCGCCGATCCGTGAATTAAAGGAAATACTGATTATCAAACTGGCCGACCTGGACACGATTGTGCGCACCTTTGGTTTTGCCCGCGCCGAAACCATCGTCAATGCGTTTGCGGTGCAGTTAAAAAATATTGAGGGCGGCCTCGCAGCTTATCTGGGGCGGGGTGTGTTTGCCTTATTCATGGATCGCTGCAATGCCACACAACTGCTCGATCAGCTCAGCCAGCGTATGAGCCAAACCGAGCCGGGGCTCAATGTACAACTGGTCGGTGGCTCGTCCTACTGGCCCGACCAGGGCCGCTCTGCCAGCAAATTATTGCGTCATGCCGAAACTGCCCTGGCCATGAGCCTGGCGCGCCACAAACGCTGGTTGGCCTATGAGCCGGATATGGAGCCCAGCCGCCTGGACCTGGATATTATCTCCCTGTTTATTGATGGCAATGTGCAGGGCATTTACCCCGTCTTCCAGCCGCAGTTGAACCTGCGTACCGGAAAAATCCACTCGGCCGAAGCGCTGGTGCGCTGGCATCATCCGCGACTCGGTTATGTACCCCCCATAGTCTTTATTCCGCTCTTGGAAAACTCCGGTTTAATTGAGCAGATTACCGCCGTCATGATCGACGAAGCGGTACGTGTTGCCGCAAAGTTGCGCGCAGCCAATCTCGCCTGCTCCATCAGCGTTAATGTCGCTGCCTATGACCTGACCGAAACCAATTTGCTGGACATCATCACCCAGGCGCTGGTGCGCCATCAGGGGCGTGCGGGCGATCTGCGTCTGGAGTTAACAGAGACCAGCGTGGCTGCAGATCCTCAGCGTGTGAAAAAAATGCTCACTCAGTTAAGTGAGCTGGGTGTCTACACCTCGGTTGATGATTTCGGCACAGGCTATTCTTCGCTCTCTTACCTCAGCCATTTCCCTATCAATGAACTCAAAATCGATCGCAGTTTTGTCGGGGATATGCTCATAAATCCACGCAACCACAGCATCGTCCGTTCCACACTGCTGATGGCGCGTGAGTTGGGCCTGGTAGCTGTTGCCGAAGGTGTAGAGGATGATAAAACCCTGCAAATGCTCAAACGGGAAGGTTGCGACCTGGCCCAGGGATACGTCATCGCCAAACCCCTGCCCGAACACCAATTTATCGAATTCATGCATGCCCATGCGCAAATAGGCTTTGAGGTAACCGGGCGCAATTAG
- a CDS encoding SIMPL domain-containing protein, producing MMKHVICALFLSLCSLPLLANPLPAQPHVYVEGSAEIEAEPDVMTFSLSIQALNMDLAKAKADVDQRSRLLIETSKKFGIKTNDIATTALNIRPEYDYRDRERVLTGNLVSRQVDITLRDLKKYPDMMKALVDAKITETINTTLSLSNKQDLENKAQVAAMADAKARAERLAKSQGKALGEPWSISEFNTRGNERWQLVPSRQLMGSSSNKVMMEMRAADSSEPFEPGVIKLTAQVFVVYLVK from the coding sequence ATGATGAAACATGTAATTTGTGCGCTTTTTTTGTCTCTGTGCAGCCTGCCATTGTTGGCCAATCCATTACCCGCCCAACCCCATGTGTATGTTGAAGGCTCAGCGGAAATCGAAGCTGAACCTGACGTCATGACGTTTTCACTCAGTATTCAAGCGCTGAATATGGATCTGGCTAAAGCCAAGGCGGATGTAGACCAGCGCTCGCGCCTCTTGATCGAGACCAGTAAAAAATTCGGTATCAAAACCAACGATATTGCCACCACCGCCCTGAATATTCGCCCTGAATATGACTATCGCGACCGGGAGCGAGTGCTGACCGGTAACCTGGTTTCGCGCCAGGTTGATATTACCTTGCGCGATCTCAAAAAATACCCCGATATGATGAAAGCCCTGGTGGATGCCAAAATCACCGAAACCATTAACACCACCTTGTCCCTCAGCAATAAACAGGATTTGGAAAACAAAGCGCAGGTTGCTGCCATGGCCGATGCCAAGGCCCGCGCTGAACGTCTCGCCAAATCCCAGGGCAAGGCACTGGGCGAGCCCTGGTCGATTTCTGAATTTAATACCCGCGGCAATGAGCGTTGGCAGTTGGTGCCCAGCCGCCAACTCATGGGCAGCAGCAGTAATAAAGTGATGATGGAAATGCGCGCTGCCGATTCCTCCGAGCCTTTTGAACCCGGTGTGATTAAATTAACTGCACAGGTGTTTGTGGTATATCTGGTTAAATAA